A stretch of Thermococcus bergensis DNA encodes these proteins:
- a CDS encoding endonuclease V codes for MDLKKIAELQRKLSRKIVEQPLDISEVKSVAAVDVSYKGNHAKGAFVLCSFPSCEVLKTKVIETEVNFPYIPTYFFLRETRPILMLVKGEKFDVLLVEGHGKAHPRGYGLASHVGVLINKPTIGVAKRPLPNTKDFVKVGKAYVSVGNLIDLDSAKMIVEMINENGYPKPLRIADKLSKGAENGRY; via the coding sequence ATGGATCTTAAAAAGATTGCAGAACTTCAAAGAAAGCTGAGCAGAAAAATCGTAGAACAGCCGCTGGATATCTCAGAGGTTAAGAGTGTCGCTGCGGTTGATGTGTCTTATAAGGGAAACCACGCGAAGGGAGCTTTTGTTTTGTGTTCTTTCCCTTCCTGTGAAGTTTTAAAAACGAAAGTTATCGAAACGGAGGTAAATTTTCCCTACATCCCCACCTACTTTTTCTTGAGAGAAACGAGACCAATTTTGATGCTGGTAAAGGGTGAAAAGTTCGATGTCCTCCTCGTGGAGGGGCACGGAAAGGCTCATCCAAGAGGGTATGGCTTGGCTTCGCATGTAGGTGTCCTTATCAATAAACCCACAATAGGAGTCGCAAAACGCCCCTTGCCCAATACAAAAGACTTCGTAAAGGTGGGAAAAGCTTATGTAAGTGTTGGCAACTTAATTGACCTTGACTCCGCAAAGATGATTGTTGAAATGATTAATGAAAACGGCTATCCAAAACCTCTTAGAATTGCGGATAAACTTTCCAAGGGTGCTGAAAATGGAAGATATTAA
- a CDS encoding AAA family ATPase → MLFDLRPKRRREEIFDREKEFEELEKSLNTYPLTLILGIRRVGKSSILQAYLNENPGILIDCRELYAESGHLTKEDLIKELQSKAGLLEKITSKFKISLDLKFMTMEPRESSLREVFKELNKIGEELGRFVIAFDEAQYLRFYGSRGGKELLTLFAYAYDNLPNLRLILTGSEIGLLHDFLDITNYESPLYGRPVGEIIVEPFNRETSFEFLKHGFKEAGAEISEEEIKKAVGLLDGVPGWLVTFGVEYLKDKDFEKAIQRTFKIARGLVIGELKELERRSPRYVEILNAIALGYSRWSLIRDYLRVRGDRIPEPRLYTLLENLKKMSWIIEENETYKIADPVVATVLRGK, encoded by the coding sequence ATGCTATTTGACCTGAGACCCAAAAGGAGAAGGGAAGAAATATTTGATAGGGAGAAGGAATTCGAAGAGCTCGAAAAAAGCTTAAATACCTACCCACTAACCCTCATATTGGGAATTCGGCGGGTTGGAAAGAGCTCCATTCTGCAGGCTTATCTAAATGAAAATCCTGGAATTTTGATTGATTGCCGGGAACTTTATGCAGAAAGCGGACATTTAACAAAAGAGGACCTCATAAAAGAACTTCAATCAAAAGCGGGGCTGCTAGAGAAGATAACATCAAAATTCAAAATTTCACTCGACCTGAAATTCATGACTATGGAACCTAGGGAAAGTTCCTTAAGGGAAGTCTTCAAAGAACTTAACAAAATCGGGGAGGAGCTAGGAAGATTTGTAATAGCTTTTGACGAGGCTCAATATCTCCGGTTCTATGGCTCAAGAGGGGGAAAAGAACTTTTAACACTGTTCGCTTATGCCTATGATAACCTTCCAAACCTGAGATTAATCTTAACGGGTTCGGAAATTGGACTTCTCCACGATTTCCTTGATATAACAAACTATGAGAGCCCGCTTTATGGAAGACCCGTTGGAGAGATTATTGTGGAACCTTTTAACAGAGAGACTTCTTTTGAGTTTCTCAAACATGGATTTAAAGAAGCTGGAGCTGAGATTAGCGAAGAAGAAATAAAAAAGGCCGTAGGGCTTTTAGATGGAGTACCCGGTTGGCTTGTGACTTTTGGGGTAGAATATCTAAAGGATAAGGACTTTGAAAAAGCCATCCAGAGAACATTTAAGATCGCAAGGGGTCTCGTGATCGGAGAATTAAAGGAACTGGAGCGAAGGAGCCCGAGATATGTCGAAATTCTGAATGCCATAGCCCTTGGATACAGCAGGTGGAGTCTTATACGAGACTATTTAAGGGTAAGGGGGGATAGAATACCCGAACCGAGACTTTATACGTTGCTCGAGAACTTGAAAAAAATGAGCTGGATAATTGAGGAAAACGAAACTTACAAGATAGCAGACCCCGTTGTTGCAACTGTATTACGGGGAAAATAA
- the trm10 gene encoding tRNA (guanine(9)-/adenine(9)-N1)-methyltransferase, whose amino-acid sequence MRTLTDVFRELLREKGIDKVGSLSRRIPKRSSEKPLQEIALALLEEKGVIVKVKEPTTIAWDLEGKPTRGALFAYIPLSSSHLEKFEIVITGKDLKEKLSQLSYPYFIIDLMHWEKHTEKEKKKVALQASQSYGVIRDYLWGERLALTWVNEEFKEMANFPLDKVTAYEGPTWEFLNEKGIETVVLLDPWAEKDLSEEDFSAGAFIIGGIVDTGGTKKKTTPKIGEELEKRGIKVLRRKISLKGDIIGVPDRINLILEILLKMVLEGKPMDDAVLEVQSPLHAKWRLRKELPKHKKRFLIGGKKFLVVEKELFDEYSKWLNIRWEDFVQVLRELGFVALERKRIQHLNKISTPRLINGKLYRVILLKKAMMLCYNC is encoded by the coding sequence ATGAGGACGCTCACTGACGTTTTCAGGGAACTTCTAAGAGAGAAGGGTATAGACAAAGTCGGGAGCCTCTCTAGAAGAATCCCCAAAAGGTCTTCAGAAAAACCGCTCCAGGAAATTGCCCTAGCCCTTCTTGAAGAAAAAGGGGTAATTGTAAAAGTAAAAGAACCCACGACAATAGCATGGGACTTGGAAGGAAAGCCTACAAGAGGAGCGCTTTTTGCGTACATACCTTTGAGCTCTTCTCATCTCGAAAAGTTTGAAATCGTAATTACCGGCAAAGACCTCAAGGAAAAGCTTTCTCAGCTCAGCTACCCTTATTTCATAATCGACCTCATGCACTGGGAGAAGCACACGGAAAAAGAAAAGAAGAAGGTTGCCCTTCAAGCGTCTCAAAGCTACGGGGTTATTAGGGATTACCTCTGGGGTGAACGCTTGGCTCTTACGTGGGTCAACGAAGAGTTCAAGGAAATGGCGAACTTTCCATTAGATAAGGTAACTGCCTACGAGGGGCCGACGTGGGAGTTCCTCAACGAAAAGGGGATAGAAACGGTTGTGCTTCTCGATCCATGGGCCGAGAAAGACCTGAGCGAGGAGGACTTCTCAGCGGGTGCATTCATAATCGGCGGAATCGTCGATACCGGAGGAACGAAGAAGAAAACCACTCCAAAAATAGGAGAGGAGCTCGAAAAGAGAGGCATAAAAGTCCTGAGGAGAAAAATCTCGCTAAAAGGGGATATAATCGGCGTCCCCGATAGGATAAATCTTATCCTTGAAATCCTGCTCAAGATGGTTTTGGAGGGCAAACCTATGGATGATGCTGTTTTAGAAGTTCAGTCGCCACTCCACGCGAAGTGGAGACTAAGGAAAGAGCTTCCAAAGCACAAGAAGAGGTTTTTAATAGGCGGAAAGAAGTTTCTGGTTGTTGAAAAAGAGCTCTTTGATGAGTACTCAAAGTGGCTCAATATAAGGTGGGAGGACTTCGTTCAGGTCTTGAGGGAGCTTGGCTTCGTAGCCCTTGAAAGGAAGAGGATCCAGCATCTTAATAAGATCTCAACTCCCAGACTAATCAACGGTAAGCTCTACAGGGTTATTCTGCTGAAAAAGGCCATGATGCTGTGCTATAACTGCTGA
- a CDS encoding methionine adenosyltransferase produces the protein MVEKKRNIIVEELVRTPVEMQKVELVERKGIGHPDSIADGIAEAVSRALSREYIKRYGIILHHNTDQVEVVGGRAYPRFGGGEVIKPIYILLSGRAVEFVDKEMFPVHEVAIKAAKDYLRKAVRHLDVEEHVVIDSRIGQGSVDLVGVFNKVKENPIPLANDTSFGVGYAPLSETEKIVLETEKLLNSEKFKKEWPAVGEDIKVMGLRRGDEIDLTIAAAIVDSEVQNPQEYMEVKEGIYNAVRELVSQYTERKVNIYVNTADDPENDIYYITVTGTSAEAGDDGSVGRGNRVNGLITPNRHMSMEAAAGKNPVSHVGKIYNILSTLIANDIAEQIEGVQEAYVRILSQIGKPIDEPLVASIQVIPKPGYKVEQFERQAYEIADEWLANITKIQKMILEDKVNVF, from the coding sequence ATGGTTGAAAAGAAGAGAAACATCATAGTTGAAGAGCTCGTGAGGACTCCTGTTGAGATGCAAAAGGTAGAGCTCGTAGAGAGAAAGGGAATAGGTCACCCAGACAGCATAGCCGATGGAATAGCGGAAGCCGTTAGCAGAGCCCTTTCAAGAGAGTACATAAAGAGGTACGGAATTATTCTCCACCACAACACAGACCAGGTTGAAGTTGTTGGAGGAAGGGCTTATCCAAGGTTCGGCGGCGGTGAAGTGATAAAGCCGATATACATCCTTCTCTCAGGTAGAGCGGTTGAGTTTGTTGATAAAGAAATGTTCCCCGTTCATGAAGTGGCAATCAAGGCAGCAAAGGACTACTTAAGGAAGGCAGTTAGACACCTAGACGTAGAAGAGCACGTGGTCATTGACTCAAGAATAGGACAGGGAAGCGTTGATCTGGTTGGTGTTTTCAACAAAGTCAAGGAGAACCCGATACCCCTCGCAAACGACACATCCTTTGGTGTGGGCTATGCTCCATTAAGCGAAACCGAGAAGATAGTCCTTGAAACTGAGAAGCTCCTCAACAGTGAGAAGTTTAAGAAGGAATGGCCAGCCGTTGGTGAGGACATCAAGGTTATGGGACTCAGGAGAGGAGACGAGATTGACCTTACAATTGCCGCTGCCATAGTTGACAGCGAGGTTCAGAACCCACAGGAGTACATGGAAGTCAAGGAGGGAATATATAACGCAGTTAGGGAGCTCGTTTCCCAATACACAGAGAGAAAGGTCAACATTTACGTTAACACTGCTGACGACCCAGAAAACGACATCTACTACATAACCGTTACGGGAACTTCAGCAGAGGCTGGAGATGACGGTAGCGTGGGTAGAGGGAACAGAGTAAATGGTCTCATTACTCCAAACAGGCACATGAGTATGGAGGCAGCGGCCGGTAAGAACCCCGTCAGCCACGTGGGTAAGATATACAACATCCTCTCTACCTTAATAGCAAACGACATTGCCGAGCAGATAGAAGGGGTGCAAGAAGCCTACGTGAGAATTCTCAGCCAGATAGGAAAGCCAATTGACGAGCCTCTTGTCGCAAGCATCCAGGTAATTCCAAAGCCGGGCTACAAAGTTGAGCAGTTCGAGAGACAGGCCTATGAAATCGCAGACGAGTGGCTTGCAAATATAACAAAAATACAAAAAATGATACTGGAGGACAAAGTTAACGTCTTCTGA
- a CDS encoding translin family protein produces MNISEIIAEIREVLDKKDELREEALKLTRDIVRLSGDSIKALHRGEIKTAKERLEKAEELVKKLKEKLKGHEDLYFTGYVQSAHQEYVEALLFYCYLLGKDFPSPKEIGIPEADYALGIGDFIGELRRYFLTLLLKGDLEEAQEVYAFMEKVYDELVTLEYPKGLVNIRQKQDQARYVLERTLEDLTRAKVNKDLEKKLEEWRDGS; encoded by the coding sequence ATGAACATTTCTGAGATAATAGCCGAGATAAGAGAAGTTCTTGATAAAAAAGATGAACTGCGGGAGGAGGCACTCAAGCTTACCCGGGACATCGTAAGGCTGAGCGGAGACTCAATAAAAGCCCTGCATAGAGGAGAGATCAAGACCGCAAAGGAGAGACTGGAAAAAGCTGAAGAGCTCGTTAAAAAACTAAAAGAGAAGCTCAAAGGTCATGAGGACCTCTACTTCACGGGCTACGTTCAGAGCGCACACCAAGAGTACGTTGAGGCATTACTTTTCTACTGCTATCTCCTTGGAAAAGACTTTCCCTCTCCAAAGGAGATTGGAATCCCCGAGGCCGACTATGCCCTTGGAATTGGAGACTTCATTGGAGAGCTAAGGAGATATTTTCTAACTCTCTTGCTGAAAGGAGACTTAGAGGAGGCTCAGGAAGTCTACGCTTTCATGGAGAAAGTTTACGATGAGCTTGTTACTCTTGAATATCCCAAAGGGCTTGTAAACATAAGGCAAAAGCAGGATCAGGCAAGATATGTTCTGGAAAGGACTCTTGAAGACCTGACAAGGGCAAAAGTCAACAAAGACCTGGAAAAGAAGCTTGAGGAGTGGAGAGATGGATCTTAA
- a CDS encoding adenylate kinase family protein gives MIIAVSGTPGVGKTTVAKLLAKKLGYDYVDLREFALKHGIGEMKGEELEVEVDELAYYVEKALKDKDVVLDGHLSHLMPADQIIILRAHPKLVGERLKERGYSEEKIAENVEAELVDVCLLEAIDENENIIEVDTTNKSPEEVVEEILDFLNRGIKRRVGIVDWTKVYDEVLPYLKLGGDDEWA, from the coding sequence ATGATAATTGCCGTGAGCGGGACACCCGGAGTTGGAAAAACAACTGTAGCAAAACTTTTAGCCAAAAAATTGGGTTACGATTACGTAGACCTTAGAGAGTTCGCCCTAAAACACGGTATCGGCGAGATGAAGGGAGAAGAACTTGAAGTTGAAGTTGATGAACTCGCCTATTATGTTGAAAAAGCGCTCAAAGACAAGGATGTGGTACTTGACGGGCACCTGAGCCACCTGATGCCAGCCGATCAGATTATAATACTCAGAGCTCATCCAAAACTGGTAGGAGAACGTTTAAAGGAGAGAGGATACAGCGAGGAAAAAATAGCCGAAAATGTCGAGGCAGAGCTCGTTGACGTGTGCCTTTTAGAGGCCATAGATGAAAACGAGAACATCATAGAAGTAGATACCACAAACAAATCTCCCGAAGAAGTCGTGGAAGAAATCCTGGACTTCCTGAATAGGGGAATAAAAAGAAGAGTAGGCATAGTTGACTGGACTAAAGTGTATGACGAAGTACTTCCATATCTGAAACTTGGAGGTGATGACGAATGGGCGTAG
- a CDS encoding valine--tRNA ligase: MLPKTYDPNEIEPKWQKFWLEEKIYKYELDEKRPAYSIDTPPPFTSGTLHLGHVLSHTWIDIVARYKRMRGYNVLFPQGFDNHGLPTELKVEKEFGISKDQPEEFLKKCIEWTWQAIESMRNQFIRIGYSADWDLEYHTMDDDYKALVQKSLLEFYKKGLLYQDKHPVYWCPRCRTSLAKAEVGYVEEDGYLYYIKLPIAGEDDYIPIATTRPELMPACVAVFVHPEDERYKDKVGKKVKLPIFEREVPILADEDVDPNFGTGAVYNCTYGDEQDVVWQKRYNLPVIIAISEDGRMNENAGKYKGLTTEEARKAIAKDLEEMGLLYKKEKVHHRVLRHTERSSCMAPIELLPKKQWFIKVKDFTDEIVKVAEQIKWYPEDMFLRLKDWAESMDWDWVISRQRVFGTPIPFWVCRDCGEIIPAREEDLPVDPRFDKPPVDKCPKCGSTNLEGVKDVLDCWVDSSITPLVISKWQRDEKWFKHNFPTSLRPQGTDIIRTWAFYTIFRTYMLTGQKPWHDILINGMVAGPDGRKMSKSYGNVVSPEEVIPKYGADALRLWTALAPPGEDHPFKWEIVDYNYRFLQKLWNIFRFAERHITDFDYEKYKDIELEPLDRWILSRLHRLIKFATEELEKYRFNLLTRELMTFVWHEVADDYLEMIKHRLYGEDEESKLKAKVALYELLYNLTLLLAPLAPHITEELYQEMFKDKVGAKSVHLLSWPTYREDRIDEEAEKLGKLASEIVGAMRRYKNSHGLALNAKLKHVAIYATDSYDMVKAIEKDIAGTMNIEKLEIIKGEPELEERITEIKPNFKTVGPKYGKLVPKITAYLKENAEEVARTLKEQGKVEFEVEGQKVELDKEDVVIRKAVFSEGEEVETAVVGDAVILFF, from the coding sequence ATGCTCCCGAAGACCTACGATCCAAATGAGATAGAACCAAAGTGGCAGAAGTTCTGGCTTGAGGAGAAAATCTACAAATACGAGCTCGATGAAAAGAGGCCGGCTTATTCCATAGATACTCCGCCGCCGTTTACGAGCGGTACCCTGCACTTAGGCCACGTGCTGAGCCATACGTGGATTGACATCGTGGCAAGGTATAAGAGAATGAGAGGCTACAACGTCCTCTTCCCGCAGGGCTTTGATAACCATGGCCTTCCAACGGAGCTTAAAGTGGAGAAAGAGTTTGGGATAAGTAAAGACCAGCCAGAGGAGTTTCTCAAGAAGTGTATAGAATGGACATGGCAGGCTATAGAATCTATGAGGAACCAGTTCATTAGAATAGGCTATTCTGCGGACTGGGATCTAGAATATCACACAATGGATGATGACTACAAAGCTCTGGTGCAGAAATCCCTTCTCGAGTTCTACAAGAAGGGTCTCCTTTACCAGGACAAACACCCGGTTTACTGGTGCCCAAGGTGCAGGACAAGCCTTGCAAAGGCAGAAGTAGGATACGTTGAAGAGGATGGCTACCTCTACTACATCAAGCTTCCTATTGCTGGAGAAGATGACTACATACCAATAGCCACCACAAGACCTGAGCTCATGCCAGCATGTGTAGCCGTATTCGTTCACCCTGAGGATGAGCGCTATAAGGATAAGGTTGGTAAGAAGGTAAAGCTCCCGATATTTGAGAGAGAAGTACCCATATTAGCGGATGAGGATGTGGATCCGAACTTTGGAACGGGAGCTGTTTACAACTGTACTTACGGTGATGAGCAGGACGTAGTGTGGCAGAAGCGCTACAACTTGCCCGTGATTATAGCGATTAGTGAAGACGGCAGAATGAACGAGAACGCCGGCAAGTATAAGGGACTAACGACCGAAGAGGCAAGGAAAGCGATAGCAAAAGACCTCGAAGAGATGGGTCTTCTCTATAAGAAAGAAAAAGTACATCACCGTGTATTGAGACACACGGAAAGAAGTTCATGTATGGCGCCGATTGAGCTGTTGCCAAAGAAGCAGTGGTTCATCAAGGTGAAGGACTTCACGGATGAGATAGTTAAAGTGGCAGAGCAGATTAAGTGGTATCCGGAGGACATGTTCCTAAGGCTCAAGGACTGGGCGGAGAGCATGGATTGGGATTGGGTAATAAGCAGACAGAGAGTCTTTGGAACACCAATTCCCTTCTGGGTGTGTAGGGATTGTGGCGAGATAATCCCAGCGAGAGAAGAAGACCTGCCAGTAGATCCAAGATTCGACAAACCTCCAGTGGATAAGTGTCCGAAGTGTGGAAGCACAAACTTAGAGGGCGTAAAGGACGTCCTTGACTGCTGGGTGGACTCGAGCATAACCCCCTTAGTCATAAGCAAGTGGCAAAGAGATGAGAAGTGGTTCAAGCACAACTTCCCAACTTCACTGAGGCCGCAGGGAACTGATATCATAAGGACGTGGGCGTTCTACACCATCTTCAGAACTTATATGCTCACCGGGCAGAAACCTTGGCACGACATCCTTATCAACGGTATGGTGGCCGGACCAGACGGAAGAAAGATGAGCAAGAGCTATGGAAACGTTGTCTCACCGGAGGAAGTGATTCCAAAGTACGGAGCAGATGCCCTAAGGTTATGGACAGCTTTGGCACCTCCGGGAGAGGATCACCCGTTCAAGTGGGAGATAGTTGACTACAATTACCGCTTCCTCCAGAAGCTGTGGAACATCTTCCGCTTTGCCGAAAGACACATCACGGACTTCGACTACGAGAAATACAAGGATATTGAGCTTGAGCCCCTCGACAGGTGGATACTTTCGAGATTGCACAGACTGATAAAGTTCGCAACAGAAGAGCTCGAAAAGTACCGCTTCAACCTGCTCACGAGAGAGCTCATGACTTTCGTATGGCACGAGGTTGCGGATGACTACCTCGAGATGATAAAGCACCGCCTCTATGGAGAAGATGAGGAAAGCAAGCTAAAGGCTAAGGTCGCATTGTACGAGCTTCTATACAACCTAACCCTCCTGCTTGCACCGCTCGCTCCACACATAACCGAGGAACTCTACCAAGAGATGTTCAAGGATAAAGTTGGAGCTAAAAGCGTGCACCTCCTCAGCTGGCCCACTTATAGGGAGGACAGAATAGATGAAGAGGCAGAAAAGCTTGGAAAGCTCGCCAGCGAAATAGTTGGGGCTATGAGGAGATACAAGAACTCCCACGGCCTGGCTTTGAACGCCAAGCTCAAACACGTGGCAATCTATGCAACCGACAGCTATGACATGGTTAAGGCAATTGAAAAGGACATTGCCGGAACAATGAACATCGAAAAGCTCGAGATAATCAAGGGCGAGCCGGAGCTTGAGGAGAGGATAACCGAAATCAAGCCGAACTTCAAGACCGTTGGGCCAAAGTATGGAAAGCTCGTGCCAAAGATAACTGCTTATCTTAAGGAAAATGCAGAAGAAGTTGCAAGAACGCTTAAGGAACAAGGAAAAGTCGAGTTCGAAGTAGAAGGGCAGAAGGTTGAGCTTGACAAGGAAGATGTCGTCATAAGAAAGGCAGTGTTCAGCGAAGGTGAAGAGGTAGAAACGGCAGTCGTTGGCGATGCTGTTATCCTCTTCTTCTGA
- the htpX gene encoding zinc metalloprotease HtpX: protein MGVGLWIRTGVLMAFLTGLLMAIGYVLGNETGMLFAFIFALMMNFFSYWYSDKIVLTWYRARILEEDEAPELYEIVRGLAQEAGIPTPKVAIVPTETPNAFATGRNPKHAVVAVTQGLLRLLNRDELEGVIAHEISHIKNRDILIQTLAAVLAGAIIMVARWAGWMLWLGGFGGRDRDRDAGSALGAILLIVLAPIAAMLIQMAISRAREYLADETGAKISGKPWALARALEKIEYAVSMRPLRDGNPATAHMFIVNPFRGVSFAELFSTHPPTQKRIERLRKIAEEMGIAF, encoded by the coding sequence ATGGGCGTAGGCCTGTGGATTAGAACAGGAGTTTTGATGGCATTCCTTACTGGCCTATTAATGGCTATAGGCTATGTTCTGGGCAATGAGACTGGAATGCTCTTTGCTTTCATCTTCGCTTTGATGATGAACTTCTTCAGCTACTGGTACAGCGATAAAATCGTTCTCACATGGTATAGGGCAAGAATTCTGGAAGAAGATGAAGCCCCAGAGCTCTATGAGATAGTGAGGGGATTGGCTCAAGAAGCAGGAATCCCCACGCCAAAAGTGGCAATAGTACCAACTGAAACACCAAACGCCTTTGCAACCGGCAGAAATCCAAAGCATGCTGTGGTTGCAGTCACTCAGGGGCTGTTGAGACTCCTAAATAGGGATGAACTTGAAGGAGTAATAGCGCACGAGATAAGCCACATAAAGAACAGAGACATACTCATCCAAACTCTAGCGGCAGTATTGGCTGGAGCAATAATTATGGTGGCGAGATGGGCCGGATGGATGCTCTGGCTCGGAGGATTTGGAGGAAGGGATAGGGATAGAGACGCAGGGAGTGCTTTGGGAGCTATACTCTTGATAGTACTCGCTCCGATAGCCGCGATGCTAATTCAGATGGCAATAAGCAGGGCAAGGGAATACCTGGCAGATGAAACCGGAGCAAAGATAAGCGGAAAACCGTGGGCTCTTGCAAGGGCCCTTGAGAAGATTGAATACGCTGTCTCGATGAGACCCCTCAGAGATGGAAACCCGGCAACTGCCCACATGTTCATAGTAAACCCATTCAGGGGAGTCAGCTTTGCAGAGCTGTTCTCAACACACCCGCCAACCCAGAAAAGAATCGAAAGGCTCAGGAAGATTGCGGAAGAAATGGGAATTGCCTTTTGA